Proteins from one Oncorhynchus gorbuscha isolate QuinsamMale2020 ecotype Even-year linkage group LG18, OgorEven_v1.0, whole genome shotgun sequence genomic window:
- the LOC124002945 gene encoding uncharacterized protein LOC124002945 isoform X1, whose amino-acid sequence MLVCRYHLSLWMFLLLICYLQLWVTVSSDLLPVSPPTPSLTQASSVENTSLGAVVLVCRAPEGPGGTLFRLHLVKKLVDTMTFSSERQEAQFTVRVREDSAREVLYCCLYQNSQGKYSPYSHYLTLKQQGVASPRAHPPPPPPPLLPPILSVDPPGGQVKHGQTLSFHCSPPPPHSQQSPKPEAFLLLRTAKVTGHSMGSSMVHPQASLVSHSTAQTGAFHLGPVRGGEGGSYTCLYQVTVPRQGPANSTASHPVLVTVTELLPVPSLSLQSQAGEWALVCTGSPAFPGARFSLYRLGSTFPDATRSAPATRHHALFALSSLPAQDGPLSDQYQCQYSSLLGAEWSHSERSALLDVPRVIEKTTISPSSSPGLTGVDWPLVLGCLSVVVLFFIVLVGVGVAVQRKVKVMGEEKRKREGALLWAKLHSGDHVLDLTLKRVSITSQEWGNDDRAAETAFSMSPPWRTLSTFGNTPSS is encoded by the exons ATGCTTGTCTGTCGATACCATCTCTCACTTTGGATGTTTCTTCTGCTCATCTGTTATCTACAACTTTGGG TTACAGTATCCTCAGacctcctcccagtctcccccccAACACCCTCCCTCACCCAGGCCTCCTCTGTAGAAAACACCAGCCTGGGGGCTGTGGTCCTGGTCTGTCGGGCCCCTGAGGGCCCTGGAGGGACCCTGTTCAGACTCCACCTGGTTAAAAAGCTGGTGGACACCATGACTTTTTCCAGTGAGAGACAGGAGGCCCAGTTCAcagtgagagtgagggaggatTCAGCCCGGGAGGTTCTATACTGCTGCCTGTATCAGAACAGCCAGGGGAAGTACAGCCCATACAGCCACTATCTGACTCTGAAACAACAAG gtGTAGCTTCTCCTAGagctcatcctcctcctcctcccccccctctcctcccacccatcCTCTCAGTTGATCCCCCAGGTGGTCAGGTGAAGCACGGCCAGACGTTATCCTTCCACtgctccccccctcctcctcactcccaGCAAAGCCCAAAACCAGAAGCCTTCCTACTGCTGAGGACAGCTAAAGTGACTGGGCACTCCATGGGGAGCTCCATGGTCCACCCCCAGGCCTCCCTGGTGTCCCACTCCACAGCCCAGACCGGGGCTTTCCACCTGGGGCCTGTGAGGGGAGGCGAGGGGGGGTCCTACACCTGCCTCTACCAGGTTACAGTGCCTCGTCAGGGACCGGCTAATTCAACCGCCAGTCATCCAGTTCTTGTCACGGTCACAG AGCTGTTGCCGgtgccctcactctctctccagagCCAGGCTGGGGAGTGGGCCTTGGTGTGTACTGGCTCACCTGCCTTCCCTGGTGCCCGCTTCTCTCTATACCGCCTGGGAAGTACCTTCCCTGATGCCACCCGCAGTGCCCCCGCTACCCGACATCATGCCCTTTTTGCTCTCTCATCCCTGCCTGCCCAGGACGGCCCGTTGTCGGACCAGTACCAGTGCCAATACAGTTCCCTGCTGGGAGCAGAGTGGAGCCACTCAGAGAGAAGTGCACTGCTGGATGTGCCTAGAGTCATAG AAAAGACTAccatctccccttcctcctcaccag GGCTGACTGGAGTGGACTGGCCTCTGGTGTTGGGATGTCTTTCTGTTGTGGTTCTGTTCTTCATTGTACTGGTGGGCGTGGGTGTGGCGGTGCAGAGGAAAG TTAAGGTAATGGGGGAAGAAAAGCGTAAAAG GGAGGGGGCTCTTCTATGGGCCAAGCTTCATTCCGGGGACCATGTTCTCG ACCTGACCCTCAAACGTGTCAGCATTACCTCTCAg
- the LOC124002945 gene encoding uncharacterized protein LOC124002945 isoform X2, producing MLVCRYHLSLWMFLLLICYLQLWVTVSSDLLPVSPPTPSLTQASSVENTSLGAVVLVCRAPEGPGGTLFRLHLVKKLVDTMTFSSERQEAQFTVRVREDSAREVLYCCLYQNSQGKYSPYSHYLTLKQQGVASPRAHPPPPPPPLLPPILSVDPPGGQVKHGQTLSFHCSPPPPHSQQSPKPEAFLLLRTAKVTGHSMGSSMVHPQASLVSHSTAQTGAFHLGPVRGGEGGSYTCLYQVTVPRQGPANSTASHPVLVTVTELLPVPSLSLQSQAGEWALVCTGSPAFPGARFSLYRLGSTFPDATRSAPATRHHALFALSSLPAQDGPLSDQYQCQYSSLLGAEWSHSERSALLDVPRVIEKTTISPSSSPGLTGVDWPLVLGCLSVVVLFFIVLVGVGVAVQRKVKVMGEEKRKREGALLWAKLHSGDHVLGECLPDPQTCQHYLSGMG from the exons ATGCTTGTCTGTCGATACCATCTCTCACTTTGGATGTTTCTTCTGCTCATCTGTTATCTACAACTTTGGG TTACAGTATCCTCAGacctcctcccagtctcccccccAACACCCTCCCTCACCCAGGCCTCCTCTGTAGAAAACACCAGCCTGGGGGCTGTGGTCCTGGTCTGTCGGGCCCCTGAGGGCCCTGGAGGGACCCTGTTCAGACTCCACCTGGTTAAAAAGCTGGTGGACACCATGACTTTTTCCAGTGAGAGACAGGAGGCCCAGTTCAcagtgagagtgagggaggatTCAGCCCGGGAGGTTCTATACTGCTGCCTGTATCAGAACAGCCAGGGGAAGTACAGCCCATACAGCCACTATCTGACTCTGAAACAACAAG gtGTAGCTTCTCCTAGagctcatcctcctcctcctcccccccctctcctcccacccatcCTCTCAGTTGATCCCCCAGGTGGTCAGGTGAAGCACGGCCAGACGTTATCCTTCCACtgctccccccctcctcctcactcccaGCAAAGCCCAAAACCAGAAGCCTTCCTACTGCTGAGGACAGCTAAAGTGACTGGGCACTCCATGGGGAGCTCCATGGTCCACCCCCAGGCCTCCCTGGTGTCCCACTCCACAGCCCAGACCGGGGCTTTCCACCTGGGGCCTGTGAGGGGAGGCGAGGGGGGGTCCTACACCTGCCTCTACCAGGTTACAGTGCCTCGTCAGGGACCGGCTAATTCAACCGCCAGTCATCCAGTTCTTGTCACGGTCACAG AGCTGTTGCCGgtgccctcactctctctccagagCCAGGCTGGGGAGTGGGCCTTGGTGTGTACTGGCTCACCTGCCTTCCCTGGTGCCCGCTTCTCTCTATACCGCCTGGGAAGTACCTTCCCTGATGCCACCCGCAGTGCCCCCGCTACCCGACATCATGCCCTTTTTGCTCTCTCATCCCTGCCTGCCCAGGACGGCCCGTTGTCGGACCAGTACCAGTGCCAATACAGTTCCCTGCTGGGAGCAGAGTGGAGCCACTCAGAGAGAAGTGCACTGCTGGATGTGCCTAGAGTCATAG AAAAGACTAccatctccccttcctcctcaccag GGCTGACTGGAGTGGACTGGCCTCTGGTGTTGGGATGTCTTTCTGTTGTGGTTCTGTTCTTCATTGTACTGGTGGGCGTGGGTGTGGCGGTGCAGAGGAAAG TTAAGGTAATGGGGGAAGAAAAGCGTAAAAG GGAGGGGGCTCTTCTATGGGCCAAGCTTCATTCCGGGGACCATGTTCTCGGTGAGTGTTT ACCTGACCCTCAAACGTGTCAGCATTACCTCTCAg